One genomic segment of Maniola hyperantus unplaced genomic scaffold, iAphHyp1.2, whole genome shotgun sequence includes these proteins:
- the LOC138404637 gene encoding uncharacterized protein yields the protein MTDSQEEFTYKHYYYPLNVPDDQDASDSTLNNKKTASKRSKPTEQNNIDVFFEKPKKKRRTTISSSVAQATDGGLSYISSNDGDGVSASHLIKIDVYDMKNLEGVLPIDYWKYADLRLKYYVKSDADKFYHSTRDIIYNITKQIAGRHDCKKYFIDRDNKQ from the exons ATGACG GACTCACAGGAAGAATTCACTTACAAGCATTACTACTATCCACTCAATGTGCCAGATGATCAAGATGCGAGTGATTccacattaaataataaaaagactgCTTCAAAAAGGAGCAAACCAACGGAGCAAAACAATATAGATGTATTTTTcgaaaaaccaaagaaaaaGAGGAGAACTACTATTTCGTCATCGGTAGCTCAAGCGACTGATGGAGGTCTATCCTATATCTCATCCAATGATGGTGATGGTGTCAGTGCAAGTCATCTCATCAAAATAGATGTCTATGACATGAAGAATCTGGAAGGGGTTTTACCTATTGATTACTGGAAATATGCAGATTTACGATTAAAGTACTACGTGAAATCAGACGCTGATAAATTTTATCACAGCACGCGAGATATTATTTACAACATAACAAAGCAGATCGCAGGAAGACAtgattgtaaaaaatattttatcgacaGAGATAACAAGCAATAA
- the LOC138404638 gene encoding uncharacterized protein has product MLSQLCELNNSVYDEEMVAICEEVELNTMLVDLCMETERDQVYSSGQTGAGVKRKATVLTQSSSKRPCSQEPSTSTGLLTTSTSTEGGSTSFVSPANNHSVECPYCKTNVNQKYYTSHLKSKKHINNVLLNSSIQNLANVQIIENAFGRRIVTYRISNENTSSNSEFETPEYFLNSIKNIIYELLDKLLKEYKAIKVNCILSGEFIQTTKNLENSFDFQTINYILCLEQEINKIYSDLHDEISNKVCNFEKKDSGWSLKKINYIDLNINKFNPLRGSSYIDLPLDIKHKHAVINVKNNDYQCFQWAVLSALYPVNNHVDRVSSYASKQNSLSFKDIPFPVKLKDIYKFERLNNISINVFGLERDTKSNSTKVIGPLYFTKCRKQKHVNLLHINNSSTGHYCYIKNLSRLVSCQLNGHQHANYICDEQKE; this is encoded by the exons ATGTTGTCTCAACTGTGTGAGCTGAACAACTCGGTCTACGATGAAGAAATGGTTGCAATTTGTGAAGAAGTCGAATTGAACACGATGTTAGTTGACCTATGTATGGAAACCGAACGAGATCAAGTTTATTC ttcggGGCAAACTGGAGCCGGAGTAAAAAGAAAGGCTACTGTGCTCACACAGTCTTCGAGTAAGCGACCATGTTCTCAAGAACCTTCTACTTCTACGGGGCTATTGACGACATCAACATCAACGGAGGGAGGATCTACCTCatttgtaagtcccgcaaacaaTCACAGTGTCGAGTGTCCTTATTGTAAAACAAATGTTAATCAAAAATACTATACCAGCCACCTTAAAAGCAAGAAACATATAAATAATGTACTTCTTAATAGCTCCATTCAAAACTTAGCTAATGTGCAAATAATAGAAAACGCTTTCGGTCGAAGAATAGTAACATACAGGATTTCCAATGAGAATACGTCGTCTAATTCAGAATTCGAAACACCTGAATATTTCCTAAactcaattaaaaatattatttatgagtTGCTTGATAAGCTATTAAAGGAATATAAGGCAATTAAAGTAAATTGCATTTTAAGTGGGGAATTTattcaaacaacaaaaaatttagaGAATTCTTTTGATTTTCAAACCATTAATTATATTCTATGTTTAGAGCaagaaatcaataaaatttattcagaTTTGCATGATGAAATTTCAAATAAAGTTTGTAATTTTGAAAAGAAAGATAGTGGTTGgagtctaaaaaaaattaattacattgatttaaacataaataaatttaacccGTTACGAGGATCTTCATATATAGATCTACCCTTAGATATAAAACATAAGCATGCtgtaattaatgtaaaaaataatgacTATCAATGTTTTCAATGGGCTGTGCTTTCCGCATTGTATCCAGTTAACAATCATGTAGACAGAGTGAGTTCATATGCATCTAAACAAAACTCTTTAAGTTTTAAAGATATTCCATTTCCGGTAAAGTTGAAAGATATATATAAATTTGAGcgcttaaataatattagtattaatgtTTTTGGACTTGAACGTGATACTAAAAGTAATTCCACAAAGGTCATTGGTCCACTCTATTTCACAAAATGCCGAAAACAAAAACACGTAAATTTACTTcacataaataatagttctaCCGGTCATTATTGTTATATAAAAAACCTATCCCGACTAGTTAGTTGCCAATTAAATGGACATCAACACGCGAACTATATTTGCGACG AGCAAAAGGAGTAA